The following proteins are encoded in a genomic region of Triticum dicoccoides isolate Atlit2015 ecotype Zavitan chromosome 1B, WEW_v2.0, whole genome shotgun sequence:
- the LOC119349013 gene encoding gamma-glutamyl hydrolase 1-like yields the protein MASPPRHLLPLLLLLALLGTSSAAAAPGVIRLPRAGACATPADPAVYDRPVIGIVTHPGDGAAGRIDNGTSTSYIGASYVKFVEAGGARVIPLIYNEPDERLLEKLSLVNGVLFTGGSVKRGPYFETIKKVFQYVLDKNDAGVPFPLFAQCLGFELVSMIVSKDNNILESFHASDQASTLQFPNYSSLQGSVFERFHPDLIQKLSTSCLVMQNHKYGISPKRMRENDALSSFFKILTTSPDENGEVYISTVEAQKYPITCTQWHPEKAIFEWGKPMIPHSEDAVQVTQNFANYFISQARKSPNRPPADKVLDNLIYNYSPTFSGKTSKSFELVYLFS from the exons ATGGCTTCTCCTCCCCGGCAcctgctccccctcctcctcctgctcgcCCTCCTCGggacctcgtcggcggcggcggcgccgggcgtCATCCGGCTGCCGCGCGCCGGGGCCTGCGCCACGCCGGCGGACCCAGCCGTCTACGACCGCCCCGTGATCGGCATCGTCACGCACCCGGGCGACGGCGCGGCCGGGAGGATCGACAACGGCACCTCCACCTCCTACATCGGCGCCTCCTACGTCAAGTTCGTCGAGGCCGGCGGCGCCCGCGTCATCCCGCTCATCTACAACGAGCCCGACGAGCGCCTCCTCGAG AAACTCAGTTTGGTGAACGGCGTGCTGTTTACTGGTGGATCAGTAAAGAGGGGTCCATATTTTGAGACGATTAAGAAAGTGTTTCAG TATGTCTTGGACAAAAATGATGCAGGAGTTCCATTTCCATTGTTTGCACAGTGTCTTGGCTTTGAGCTTGTAAGCATGATTGTGAGCAAG GACAATAATATTTTGGAGTCATTCCACGCCTCAGATCAAGCATCAACTCTTCAGTTCCCCAATTATTCTTCACTCCAGGGATCAGTGTTTGAAAG ATTTCATCCTGATCTCATCCAGAAACTCAGCACCAGTTGTCTTGTCATGCAAAATCACAAA TATGGTATATCTCCGAAGAGAATGCGAGAGAATGATGCCTTATCAAGTTTCTTCAAGATTCTGACCACATCCCCTGATGAAAACGGTGAG GTTTACATCTCAACCGTCGAAGCACAGAAATACCCAATCACTTGCACTCAGTGGCATCCTGAG AAAGCCATTTTCGAGTGGGGTAAACCAATGATCCCACACAGCGAGGACGCGGTACAAGTGACTCAAAATTTTGCCAACTATTTTATCAG CCAAGCCCGCAAGTCTCCCAACAGGCCTCCTGCTGACAAGGTGCTGGACAACCTGATCTACAACTACAGCCCTACATTTTCCGGGAAAACCTC GAAATCCTTCGAGTTGGTGTACCTCTTCTCCTGA
- the LOC119349012 gene encoding probable alpha,alpha-trehalose-phosphate synthase [UDP-forming] 7 codes for MMSRSYTNLLDLAAGNFAALGPAGGGRRRSGSFGSRRMPRVMTVPGTLSELDDEDDERAATSSVASDVPSSAICERLIVVANQLPVVARRRPDGRGWVFSWDDDSLLLRLRDGVPDEMEVLFIGTLRADVPAAEQDEVSQTLIDGFRCAPVFLPADLYDRFYQNFCKGYLWPLFHYMLPFATAQSPNDNGASAGGRFERASWEAYVLANKHFFEKIVEVINPEDDYVWVHDYHLMALPTFLRRRFNRLRIGFFLHSPFPSSEIYRSLPVREEILRTMLNCDLIGFHTFDYARHFLSCCSRMLGIEYQSKRGYIGLDYYGRTVGIKIMPVGIHMGQLQSVLRLPEMQQKVAELRQQFEGKTVLLGVDDTDIFKGINLKLLAFEYMLKTHPKWRGRAVLVQIANPARGKGKDIESIRAEIQDSCERINREFGQSGYSPIVLIDRNVPSVEKLAYYTVAECVVVTAVRDGMNLTPYEYVVCRQGIPSSESAPEVSGPRKSMLVVLEFIGCSPSLSGAIRINPWNVESTAESLNEAISMSERDKELRHEKHYRYVSTHDVAYWSRSFIQDLERACKDHFRKPCWGIGLGFGFRVVALDPNFSKLSFDSIIMSYGRSKSRAIFLDYDGTLVPQASLYQKPSEELVSIINTLCSDKNNIVFIVSGRSKNSLGSMFSSCPILGIAAEHGYFLRWTRDEEWQTSTQSPDIGWMQMAEPVMNLYTEATDGSYIETKETALVWHHRDADQGFASSQAKEMLDHLESVLANEAVSVKSGQFIVEVKPQGVSKGLIAEKILASMKEKGQQADFVLCIGDDRSDEDMFENIADAMKKGIVAPKTPLFACTVGQKPSKAKFYLDDTYEVVSMLSALAEVSEPDPTAGLTDDLATSVSSLDIGDEQIQFSNTRIEGS; via the exons ATGATGTCGAGGTCCTACACCAACCTGCTCGACCTGGCGGCGGGGAACTTCGCGGCGCTCGGCCCGGCCGGCGGCGGGAGGCGCCGGTCGGGGTCGTtcgggtcgaggcggatgccgcggGTCATGACGGTGCCCGGCACGCTGTCGGAGCtggacgacgaggacgacgagcGGGCCGCCACCAGCAGCGTCGCCTCCGATGTGCCCTCCTCCGCCATCTGCGAGCGCCTCATCGTCGTCGCCAACCAGCTCCCCGTCgtcgcgcgccgccgccccgacgGCCGCGGCTGGGTCTTCTCCTGGGACGACGActcgctcctcctccgcctccgcgacGGCGTCCCCGACGAGATGGAGGTGCTCTTCATCGGCACCCTCCGCGCCGACGTGCCCGCCGCCGAGCAGGACGAGGTCTcgcagaccctcatcgacggcttcCGCTGCGCCCCCGTCTTCCTCCCCGCCGACCTCTACGATCGATTTTACCAGAACTTCTGCAAGGGCTACCTCTGGCCGCTCTTCCATTACATGCTCCCCTTCGCCACCGCTCAATCTCCCAATGACAACGGTGCATCTGCCGGTGGTCGGTTTGAGCGCGCCTCATGGGAGGCCTATGTCCTCGCCAACAagcacttcttcgagaagatcgttGAGGTCATCAACCCGGAGGACGACTATGTTTGGGTCCATGATTACCACCTCATGGCGCTGCCcaccttcctccgccgccgcttcAATCGCCTCCGCATCGGATTCTTCCTCCACAGCCCATTCCCCTCATCAGAGATATACCGATCCCTCCCTGTCAGAGAGGAGATCCTCAGGACTATGCTCAACTGTGATCTCATTGGATTCCACACATTCGATTATGCCAGGCACTTTCTGTCTTGCTGTAGTAGGATGCTGGGGATAGAGTACCAGTCAAAGCGTGGATATATTGGTCTGGATTACTATGGTCGCACTGTTGGGATCAAGATCATGCCAGTGGGAATCCATATGGGTCAATTGCAGTCAGTGCTGCGGTTACCTGAAATGCAGCAGAAGGTTGCTGAGCTGCGGCAGCAATTTGAGGGCAAGACTGTGTTGCTTGGTGTGGATGACACAGATATCTTTAAAGGCATCAATCTGAAGCTTCTTGCATTTGAGTATATGTTGAAGACACATCCTAAGTGGCGGGGCAGGGCTGTGTTAGTACAGATTGCTAACCCAGCACGTGGGAAGGGAAAGGATATTGAGTCCATTCGGGCTGAGATTCAGGATAGTTGTGAGAGGATTAACAGAGAGTTTGGCCAGTCCGGGTACAGCCCAATTGTTCTCATTGATCGGAATGTCCCAAGTGTGGAGAAGCTTGCATATTATACGGTCGCTGAGTGTGTTGTGGTGACGGCTGTGAGGGATGGGATGAATTTGACCCCATATGAGTATGTTGTCTGTCGACAGGGCATACCTAGCTCTGAGTCTGCACCTGAGGTGAGTGGGCCACGCAAGAGCATGCTAGTTGTCTTGGAATTTATTGGGTGCTCACCTTCACTGAGTGGTGCCATTCGTATTAACCCATGGAATGTTGAATCAACGGCGGAGTCACTAAATGAGGCCATATCAATGTCAGAGCGTGACAAGGAGCTGAGGCACGAAAAACATTACCGCTATGTAAGCACACATGACGTTGCATATTGGTCAAGGAGCTTTATCCAGGACCTGGAGAGGGCTTGCAAGGATCATTTCAGGAAGCCATGTTGGGGCATTGGATTGGGATTTGGATTCAGGGTGGTGGCACTAGACCCAAATTTCTCAAAGCTTAGTTTTGATTCAATTATAATGTCTTATGGGAGATCAAAGAGTAGAGCTATATTTCTTGACTATGATGGTACATTGGTGCCACAGGCTTCTCTCTACCAGAAACCGAGTGAAGAATTAGTAAGCATCATTAATACCCTATGCTCGGATAAGAACAACATCGTCTTTATTGTCAGTGGAAGAAGCAAGAATAGCTTGGGATCAATGTTCTCCTCATGTCCAATTCTAGGCATCGCGGCAGAGCATGGCTATTTCTTAAG GTGGACAAGAGATGAAGAATGGCAAACCAGTACCCAGTCCCCAGATATTGGATGGATGCAGATGGCCGAGCCAGTGATGAATCTTTATACAGAAGCAACTGATGGATCCTACATTGAAACCAAAGAGACTGCTTTGGTGTGGCACCATAGGGATGCTGACCAAGGCTTTGCGtcttctcaggcaaaggagatgcttGATCACCTGGAAAGTGTACTAGCAAATGAAGCAGTCTCAGTCAAGAGCGGCCAGTTCATTGTTGAAGTCAAACCTCAG GGTGTTAGCAAAGGTCTTATAGCTGAGAAGATACTTGCATCAATGAAGGAGAAAGGTCAACAGGCAGATTTTGTTTTATGCATTGGTGATGATAGATCCGATGAGGATATGTTTGAAAATATTGCGGATGCCATGAAAAAGGGCATTGTTGCTCCAAAAACACCACTGTTTGCATGTACTGTGGGGCAGAAACCGAGCAAAGCCAAGTTCTACCTGGACGATACATATGAAGTAGTCAGTATGCTGAGTGCACTAGCAGAAGTTTCAGAACCAGACCCAACGGCAGGCTTGACAGATGACTTGGCTACATCAGTCTCCTCGTTAGACATCGGTGATGAACAAATACAGTTCAGTAATACAAGGATAGAAGGATCTTAG
- the LOC119309837 gene encoding uncharacterized protein LOC119309837, translating into MGWGSRKQQHGTPQRASGLGGEIGERKGGGKSKAFSFSFLPLSWLSKLATKPKRAPASTHEGRGGAGADAAPPFKSGLPERAASPAKVAIAPAGRLSSPSPRRSPAVLRRLFAGNDNADAVAARGRHRPAAAVAAAEEVVPRRLSGGNDSADAVAPRRHCRPRRHCSLGGDRDLQAPLGKHIPFSLAGSPAQPPPSAQTAAAAAPSDTDGGGARLRRRHRGRRHRRSVSGGRRSSFSGKVTLRVKVRSPRRSAPELESLAVVRRTRDPQRAFRESMYEMIASSGGTDARPEELERLLACYLALNADEHHDCIVKVFRQVWFDHVNLPPPRRGRDREEHPGRHARP; encoded by the coding sequence ATGGGATGGGGAAGCAGGAAACAGCAGCACGGGACGCCGCAACGCGCATCGGGGCTAGGAGGAGAGATCGGCGAACGCAAGGGCGGTGGCAAGAGCAaggccttctccttctccttcttgccGCTTTCGTGGCTCTCCAAGCTCGCCACGAAGCCCAAGCGCGCGCCCGCGTCCACGCACGAGGGCCGCGGAGGCGCTGGCGCTGACGCCGCCCCGCCGTTCAAGTCGGGCCTTCCGGAGCGCGCCGCCAGCCCGGCAAAGGTGGCGATCGCGCCCGCGGGCCGGCTCAGCTCGCCCTCGCCGCGTCGCTCTCCCGCTGTTCTGCGGCGGCTCTTTGCTGGCAACGACAACGCCGACGCCGTGGCCGCGCGCGGGCGCCATCGCCCTGCCGCAGCCGTCGCTGCCGCCGAAGAAGTCGTACCAAGGCGGCTCTCTGGTGGCAACGACAGCGCCGAcgccgtcgccccgcgccgtcACTGCAGACCCCGGCGCCactgctccctcggcggtgaccgtGACCTCCAGGCGCCGCTCGGCAAACACATCCCCTTCTCCCTCGCCGGCTCCCCAGCGCAGCCACCGCCTTCAGCACAGACGGCAGCGGCCGCGGCACCGTCGGACACGGACGGCGGGGGCGCTCGGCTGAGGCGTCGGCACCGTGGCCGCCGGCACCGGCGCAGCGTCAGCGGCGGCCGTAGGTCGTCGTTCTCCGGAAAGGTGACGCTGAGGGTGAAGGTGCGGTCGCCGCGGCGGTCGGCGCCGGAGCTGGAGAGCCTCGCCGTGGTGCGACGGACGCGGGACCCGCAGAGGGCGTTCAGGGAGTCGATGTACGAGATGATCGCGAGCAGCGGAGGGACCGACGCCCGGCCGGAAGAGCTGGAGCGGCTGCTGGCGTGCTACCTCGCCCTCAACGCCGACGAACACCACGACTGCATCGTCAAGGTCTTCCGCCAGGTCTGGTTCGACCATGTCAACCTGCCGCCGCCTCGACGGGGCAGGGACCGGGAGGAACACCCCGGACGGCACGCGAGGCCGTAA